A single region of the Biomphalaria glabrata chromosome 15, xgBioGlab47.1, whole genome shotgun sequence genome encodes:
- the LOC106055732 gene encoding phospholipid-transporting ATPase IF-like isoform X6 — protein sequence MAQNVQEGEGYRRFGSGLITQTQKLKKRLFSRRRHEGDRTVYIDNQILPGESVEKLPVYPDNTVVSSKYTIITFLPKNLFEQLRRVANFYFLCVALIQFVIDTPVTPLTSILPLGFVIAVTAIKQGYEDWLRHRADNEVNNRPAYIIRNGQHHDVSAKDIKVGDLVKVLVNEEFPCDLVLLSSEDPQGQCFVTTANLDGETNLKTHYCLQETRGLSTPAQLGSLRAKIKCKAPIPDLYTFEGVMEFGPEIEAKPLSLENLLLRGARLKNTAYIYGCAVYTGIDTKMALNSKAKKQKFSRVEKKMNAFLIVFLIILLGESVLSTGLKYWFEDTYGVFPFVTKESFSNEALKAIETALAFMVIYNYIIPISLYVTVELQKFLGSIFFGWDVEMYDPSVDERAKANTSDLNEELGQVEYLFTDKTGTLTENTMAFRRCCIGKRQFEMIDGHLCERTPEQIDLNHAVTFTDEINEFIRVLSLCHTVRVDRHNLESKTQNGASSQYSPTGEDYEYQASSPDEKALVEACCRFGVVYHGTNDDIMEVSFQQKMKKFKLLHTLPFDPTRKRMSVIIQDLDDLEDTKYLLCKGADMAVIDKSVTGEKVEIQNMIDEYAEFGLRTLSIAQRKLEEKEYEDLDRRLMEARRSLVQRNEKLSDMYREFETKLHLLGATAVEDKLQHEVPQTIEALRMAGIKVWVLTGDKEETAVNISHAAGHFNSDMEELRLTQVRSQEQSDEQLKTLLQSVTLSDQDTEYALIIDGQSLAYALKDHSDWLCQLCSKCVAVLCCRMSPLQKAQIVAMIKNSKSKPVTAAIGDGANDVSMIQEADVGFGIMGKEGRQAVRNSDFAFGKFRFLRRALLLHGHLYYTRIAVLVQYFFYKNVAWITGQLLYAIFSSWSEQSLFDAFYLLCYNLCFTSLPILIYGIFEQHKTKDALLNNPSLYKSIARNATLNWIEFFKWNFLGLWHCCVFFFGTYLLQQNGVSLYSTGETLGNFDFGSLIYFTCLGTVNIKLMLVTYYWCLPTFLSYIITFIGIILLTAVYTNLFWPAAVASSNSLYKSIAQLYSGAATWLAMILMVVLALLPDILIRAVKDIRWSQQEMKWHREGKMNRVGIRISITQRASLRSGGFHYQHFDPST from the exons ATGGCCCAGAATGTACAGGAAGGAGAGGGATACAGACGTTTTGGCAGTGGACTTATCACACAGACACAGAAACTAAAGAAG cgttTGTTTTCCAGACGTAGACATGAAGGGGACAGAACTGTttatattgataaccaaatctTACCTGGAGAAAGTGTGGAGAAATTACCTGTCTACCCTGACAATACCGTGGTATCTTCCAAG TATACAATCATCACATTCCTACCCAAGAACTTGTTTGAACAACTCAGAAGAGTTGccaacttttattttctctgTGTTGCCCTCATACAG TTTGTTATTGACACACCTGTGACACCTTTAACAAGTATTTTACCTTTAGGTTTTGTGATAGCTGTGACTGCCATCAAACAa GGTTATGAAGACTGGTTACGACACAGGGCTGATAATGAAGTGAATAATCGACCAGCTTACATCATTCGGAATGGGCAGCATCATGATGTTAGTGCTAAGGACATCAAG GTTGGTGATTTGGTCAAAGTGTTGGTCAATGAAGAGTTCCCATGTGACCTTGTCCTCTTGTCCAGTGAGGACCCACAGGGTCAGTGTTTCGTCACTACTGCCAACCTTGATGGAGAAACAAATCTTAAg aCACACTATTGTCTGCAAGAGACTCGTGGTCTATCAACACCGGCACAGCTTGGCTCTCTTCGAGCTAAGATCAAATGTAAAGCCCCGATTCCCGATCTCTATACATTTGAAGGTGTCATGGAGTTTGGCCCTGAGATTGAAGCCAAACCTCTAAGCCTTGAGAATCTTCTCCTGAGGGGAGCCCGGCTTAAAAACACAGCCTATATTTATG GCTGTGCTGTGTACACAGGCATTGATACCAAAATGGCACTGAACTCTAAggctaaaaaacaaaagttttcaaGAGTGGAAAA GAAAATGAATGCATTTCTGATAGTTTTTCTCATCATTCTGCTGGGCGAGTCTGTTTTGTCTACTGGTTTAAAATACTGGTTTGAGGATACATATGGTGTGTTTCCATTTGTTACAAAGGAGAGTTTCAGTAATGAG GCACTAAAAGCAATAGAGACAGCCCTGGCTTTCATGGTGATCTACAACTATATCATTCCTATATCACTCTATGTAACTGTTG AATTACAGAAATTCTTGGGCTCCATTTTCTTTGGCTGGGATGTTGAGATGTATGACCCCTCTGTGGATGAACGAGCTAAGGCCAACACTTCAGATCTTAATGAAGAGCTTGGACAG GTGGAGTATCTGTTTACTGACAAAACAGGAACCTTGACAGAAAACACCATGGCCTTCCGTCGCTGCTGTATTGGCAAGCGACAGTTTGAAATGATAGATGGGCATCTCTGTGAGAGAACACCAGAACAGATTGACCTCAATCAtgctgtaacattcact GATGAAATTAATGAATTTATACGAGTGCTTTCTCTGTGTCACACTGTGCGCGTTGACCGCCACAACCTAGAATCCAAAACTCAGAATGGTGCTTCATCCCAGTACAGCCCAACTGGTGAGGACTATGAATATCAGGCCAGTTCTCCAGATGAGAAAGCTTTAGTAGAGGCATGCTGCAG GTTTGGAGTTGTCTACCATGGCACAAACGATGACATCATGGAGGTATCCTTCCAGCAGAAGATGAAAAAGTTCAAACTTCTGCACACTTTACCCTTTGACCCCACCAGGAAAAGAATGAGTGTTATCATACAAGATCTAGATG ATTTAGAGGACACCAAATATTTACTGTGTAAAGGTGCAGACATGGCTGTCATAGACAAGTCAGTGACTGGGGAGAAAGTGGAAATTCAAAACATGATTGATGAGTATGCTGAA TTTGGTTTAAGAACACTCAGTATAGCCCAGAGAAAACTGGAAGAGAAAGAGTATGAAGATCTTGACAGGCGGCTAATGGAGGCTCGGAGATCTTTGGTTCAGAGAAATGAGAAG CTCTCTGATATGTATCGTGAATTTGAGACCAAGCTCCACCTACTGGGAGCTACCGCTGTGGAGGATAAGCTTCAGCATGAAGTGCCCCAGACTATTGAAGCTCTCAGGATGGCTGGTATCAAG GTGTGGGTGTTGACTGGAGACAAAGAGGAGACTGCCGTCAACATTAGTCATGCTGCGGGTCATTTTAACTCTGACATGGAAGAACTACGTCTCACTCAGGTCAGGTCTCAGGAACAAAGTGACGAACAGTTGAAAACGTTGTTACAAAG TGTAACATTGTCAGATCAAGACACAGAGTACGCTCTGATAATAGATGGCCAAAGCTTAGCCTACGCCTTGAAGGATCATTCTGATTGGTTGTGTCAGCTGTGTTCCAAATGTGTGGCTGTGCTGTGCTGCAGAATGTCCCCACTGCAGAAAGCTCAG ATTGTAGCAATGATAAAGAATTCTAAATCAAAGCCTGTAACTGCAGCAATTGGAGATGGTGCCAATGATGTTAGCATGATACAGGAAGCTGATGTGGGATTTG GCATTATGGGAAAGGAAGGGAGACAAGCAGTTAGAAACAGTGACTTTGCTTTTGGAAAATTCAGGTTCCTGAGACGTGCCTTATTGTTACATGGTCACCTGTACTACACTAGAATAGCAGTTCTTGTGCAATATTTTTTCTATAAG aatGTGGCCTGGATAACAGGCCAGTTGTTATATGCAATTTTTAGTTCTTGGTCAGAGCAA TCTTTATTTGATGCCTTCTACCTGTTATGTTATAACCTGTGCTTCACATCACTGCCTATCCTCATCTATGGGATATTTGAACAACATAAGACAAAAGATGCTTTACTTAATAATCCTTCTTTGTACAA ATCTATAGCCAGAAATGCAACTTTAAACTggatagaattttttaaatggaaCTTTTTAG GACTGTGGCATTGTTGTGTCTTCTTTTTTGGGACATATTTACTGCAACAAAATGGGGTCTCATTGTACAGTACAGGGGAA aCTTTAGGAAACTTTGACTTTGGTtcacttatttattttacatgccTGGGAACAGTGAATATAAAg CTGATGCTAGTAACCTACTATTGGTGTCTGCCAACATTCCTGTCCTACATCATAACCTTTATTGGAATCATACTTTTAACAGCTGTGTATACCAACTTGTTCTGGCC GGCAGCTGTGGCTAGTTCCAACAGCTTGTACAAGTCGATAGCCCAGCTGTACAGTGGAGCAGCTACTTGGCTAGCCATGATTTTGATGGTGGTGCTGGCACTTCTACCAGACATTCTGATAAGAGCAGTCAAAGACATCCGCTGGTCGCAACAGGAAATGAAGTGGCACAGAGagggaaagatgaatagagtaGGCATT CGAATCTCAATAACCCAGAGGGCATCACTGAGGTCAGGCGGTTTTCACTATCAACACTTTGACCCCAGCACCTGA
- the LOC106055732 gene encoding phospholipid-transporting ATPase IF-like isoform X7: MAQNVQEGEGYRRFGSGLITQTQKLKKRLFSRRRHEGDRTVYIDNQILPGESVEKLPVYPDNTVVSSKYTIITFLPKNLFEQLRRVANFYFLCVALIQFVIDTPVTPLTSILPLGFVIAVTAIKQGYEDWLRHRADNEVNNRPAYIIRNGQHHDVSAKDIKVGDLVKVLVNEEFPCDLVLLSSEDPQGQCFVTTANLDGETNLKTHYCLQETRGLSTPAQLGSLRAKIKCKAPIPDLYTFEGVMEFGPEIEAKPLSLENLLLRGARLKNTAYIYGCAVYTGIDTKMALNSKAKKQKFSRVEKKMNAFLIVFLIILLGESVLSTGLKYWFEDTYGVFPFVTKESFSNEALKAIETALAFMVIYNYIIPISLYVTVELQKFLGSIFFGWDVEMYDPSVDERAKANTSDLNEELGQVEYLFTDKTGTLTENTMAFRRCCIGKRQFEMIDGHLCERTPEQIDLNHAVTFTDEINEFIRVLSLCHTVRVDRHNLESKTQNGASSQYSPTGEDYEYQASSPDEKALVEACCRFGVVYHGTNDDIMEVSFQQKMKKFKLLHTLPFDPTRKRMSVIIQDLDDLEDTKYLLCKGADMAVIDKSVTGEKVEIQNMIDEYAEFGLRTLSIAQRKLEEKEYEDLDRRLMEARRSLVQRNEKLSDMYREFETKLHLLGATAVEDKLQHEVPQTIEALRMAGIKVWVLTGDKEETAVNISHAAGHFNSDMEELRLTQVRSQEQSDEQLKTLLQSVTLSDQDTEYALIIDGQSLAYALKDHSDWLCQLCSKCVAVLCCRMSPLQKAQIVAMIKNSKSKPVTAAIGDGANDVSMIQEADVGFGIMGKEGRQAVRNSDFAFGKFRFLRRALLLHGHLYYTRIAVLVQYFFYKNVAWITGQLLYAIFSSWSEQSLFDAFYLLCYNLCFTSLPILIYGIFEQHKTKDALLNNPSLYKSIARNATLNWIEFFKWNFLGLWHCCVFFFGTYLLQQNGVSLYSTGETLGNFDFGSLIYFTCLGTVNIKLMLVTYYWCLPTFLSYIITFIGIILLTAVYTNLFWPAAVASSNSLYKSIAQLYSGAATWLAMILMVVLALLPDILIRAVKDIRWSQQEMKWHREGKMNRVGIKFQKHPSDYIALL; this comes from the exons ATGGCCCAGAATGTACAGGAAGGAGAGGGATACAGACGTTTTGGCAGTGGACTTATCACACAGACACAGAAACTAAAGAAG cgttTGTTTTCCAGACGTAGACATGAAGGGGACAGAACTGTttatattgataaccaaatctTACCTGGAGAAAGTGTGGAGAAATTACCTGTCTACCCTGACAATACCGTGGTATCTTCCAAG TATACAATCATCACATTCCTACCCAAGAACTTGTTTGAACAACTCAGAAGAGTTGccaacttttattttctctgTGTTGCCCTCATACAG TTTGTTATTGACACACCTGTGACACCTTTAACAAGTATTTTACCTTTAGGTTTTGTGATAGCTGTGACTGCCATCAAACAa GGTTATGAAGACTGGTTACGACACAGGGCTGATAATGAAGTGAATAATCGACCAGCTTACATCATTCGGAATGGGCAGCATCATGATGTTAGTGCTAAGGACATCAAG GTTGGTGATTTGGTCAAAGTGTTGGTCAATGAAGAGTTCCCATGTGACCTTGTCCTCTTGTCCAGTGAGGACCCACAGGGTCAGTGTTTCGTCACTACTGCCAACCTTGATGGAGAAACAAATCTTAAg aCACACTATTGTCTGCAAGAGACTCGTGGTCTATCAACACCGGCACAGCTTGGCTCTCTTCGAGCTAAGATCAAATGTAAAGCCCCGATTCCCGATCTCTATACATTTGAAGGTGTCATGGAGTTTGGCCCTGAGATTGAAGCCAAACCTCTAAGCCTTGAGAATCTTCTCCTGAGGGGAGCCCGGCTTAAAAACACAGCCTATATTTATG GCTGTGCTGTGTACACAGGCATTGATACCAAAATGGCACTGAACTCTAAggctaaaaaacaaaagttttcaaGAGTGGAAAA GAAAATGAATGCATTTCTGATAGTTTTTCTCATCATTCTGCTGGGCGAGTCTGTTTTGTCTACTGGTTTAAAATACTGGTTTGAGGATACATATGGTGTGTTTCCATTTGTTACAAAGGAGAGTTTCAGTAATGAG GCACTAAAAGCAATAGAGACAGCCCTGGCTTTCATGGTGATCTACAACTATATCATTCCTATATCACTCTATGTAACTGTTG AATTACAGAAATTCTTGGGCTCCATTTTCTTTGGCTGGGATGTTGAGATGTATGACCCCTCTGTGGATGAACGAGCTAAGGCCAACACTTCAGATCTTAATGAAGAGCTTGGACAG GTGGAGTATCTGTTTACTGACAAAACAGGAACCTTGACAGAAAACACCATGGCCTTCCGTCGCTGCTGTATTGGCAAGCGACAGTTTGAAATGATAGATGGGCATCTCTGTGAGAGAACACCAGAACAGATTGACCTCAATCAtgctgtaacattcact GATGAAATTAATGAATTTATACGAGTGCTTTCTCTGTGTCACACTGTGCGCGTTGACCGCCACAACCTAGAATCCAAAACTCAGAATGGTGCTTCATCCCAGTACAGCCCAACTGGTGAGGACTATGAATATCAGGCCAGTTCTCCAGATGAGAAAGCTTTAGTAGAGGCATGCTGCAG GTTTGGAGTTGTCTACCATGGCACAAACGATGACATCATGGAGGTATCCTTCCAGCAGAAGATGAAAAAGTTCAAACTTCTGCACACTTTACCCTTTGACCCCACCAGGAAAAGAATGAGTGTTATCATACAAGATCTAGATG ATTTAGAGGACACCAAATATTTACTGTGTAAAGGTGCAGACATGGCTGTCATAGACAAGTCAGTGACTGGGGAGAAAGTGGAAATTCAAAACATGATTGATGAGTATGCTGAA TTTGGTTTAAGAACACTCAGTATAGCCCAGAGAAAACTGGAAGAGAAAGAGTATGAAGATCTTGACAGGCGGCTAATGGAGGCTCGGAGATCTTTGGTTCAGAGAAATGAGAAG CTCTCTGATATGTATCGTGAATTTGAGACCAAGCTCCACCTACTGGGAGCTACCGCTGTGGAGGATAAGCTTCAGCATGAAGTGCCCCAGACTATTGAAGCTCTCAGGATGGCTGGTATCAAG GTGTGGGTGTTGACTGGAGACAAAGAGGAGACTGCCGTCAACATTAGTCATGCTGCGGGTCATTTTAACTCTGACATGGAAGAACTACGTCTCACTCAGGTCAGGTCTCAGGAACAAAGTGACGAACAGTTGAAAACGTTGTTACAAAG TGTAACATTGTCAGATCAAGACACAGAGTACGCTCTGATAATAGATGGCCAAAGCTTAGCCTACGCCTTGAAGGATCATTCTGATTGGTTGTGTCAGCTGTGTTCCAAATGTGTGGCTGTGCTGTGCTGCAGAATGTCCCCACTGCAGAAAGCTCAG ATTGTAGCAATGATAAAGAATTCTAAATCAAAGCCTGTAACTGCAGCAATTGGAGATGGTGCCAATGATGTTAGCATGATACAGGAAGCTGATGTGGGATTTG GCATTATGGGAAAGGAAGGGAGACAAGCAGTTAGAAACAGTGACTTTGCTTTTGGAAAATTCAGGTTCCTGAGACGTGCCTTATTGTTACATGGTCACCTGTACTACACTAGAATAGCAGTTCTTGTGCAATATTTTTTCTATAAG aatGTGGCCTGGATAACAGGCCAGTTGTTATATGCAATTTTTAGTTCTTGGTCAGAGCAA TCTTTATTTGATGCCTTCTACCTGTTATGTTATAACCTGTGCTTCACATCACTGCCTATCCTCATCTATGGGATATTTGAACAACATAAGACAAAAGATGCTTTACTTAATAATCCTTCTTTGTACAA ATCTATAGCCAGAAATGCAACTTTAAACTggatagaattttttaaatggaaCTTTTTAG GACTGTGGCATTGTTGTGTCTTCTTTTTTGGGACATATTTACTGCAACAAAATGGGGTCTCATTGTACAGTACAGGGGAA aCTTTAGGAAACTTTGACTTTGGTtcacttatttattttacatgccTGGGAACAGTGAATATAAAg CTGATGCTAGTAACCTACTATTGGTGTCTGCCAACATTCCTGTCCTACATCATAACCTTTATTGGAATCATACTTTTAACAGCTGTGTATACCAACTTGTTCTGGCC GGCAGCTGTGGCTAGTTCCAACAGCTTGTACAAGTCGATAGCCCAGCTGTACAGTGGAGCAGCTACTTGGCTAGCCATGATTTTGATGGTGGTGCTGGCACTTCTACCAGACATTCTGATAAGAGCAGTCAAAGACATCCGCTGGTCGCAACAGGAAATGAAGTGGCACAGAGagggaaagatgaatagagtaGGCATT AAGTTCCAGAAGCACCCATCTGACTACATAGCTTTACTATGA
- the LOC106055732 gene encoding phospholipid-transporting ATPase IF-like isoform X8 codes for MAQNVQEGEGYRRFGSGLITQTQKLKKRLFSRRRHEGDRTVYIDNQILPGESVEKLPVYPDNTVVSSKYTIITFLPKNLFEQLRRVANFYFLCVALIQFVIDTPVTPLTSILPLGFVIAVTAIKQGYEDWLRHRADNEVNNRPAYIIRNGQHHDVSAKDIKVGDLVKVLVNEEFPCDLVLLSSEDPQGQCFVTTANLDGETNLKTHYCLQETRGLSTPAQLGSLRAKIKCKAPIPDLYTFEGVMEFGPEIEAKPLSLENLLLRGARLKNTAYIYGCAVYTGIDTKMALNSKAKKQKFSRVEKKMNAFLIVFLIILLGESVLSTGLKYWFEDTYGVFPFVTKESFSNEALKAIETALAFMVIYNYIIPISLYVTVELQKFLGSIFFGWDVEMYDPSVDERAKANTSDLNEELGQVEYLFTDKTGTLTENTMAFRRCCIGKRQFEMIDGHLCERTPEQIDLNHAVTFTDEINEFIRVLSLCHTVRVDRHNLESKTQNGASSQYSPTGEDYEYQASSPDEKALVEACCRFGVVYHGTNDDIMEVSFQQKMKKFKLLHTLPFDPTRKRMSVIIQDLDDLEDTKYLLCKGADMAVIDKSVTGEKVEIQNMIDEYAEFGLRTLSIAQRKLEEKEYEDLDRRLMEARRSLVQRNEKLSDMYREFETKLHLLGATAVEDKLQHEVPQTIEALRMAGIKVWVLTGDKEETAVNISHAAGHFNSDMEELRLTQVRSQEQSDEQLKTLLQSVTLSDQDTEYALIIDGQSLAYALKDHSDWLCQLCSKCVAVLCCRMSPLQKAQIVAMIKNSKSKPVTAAIGDGANDVSMIQEADVGFGIMGKEGRQAVRNSDFAFGKFRFLRRALLLHGHLYYTRIAVLVQYFFYKNVAWITGQLLYAIFSSWSEQSLFDAFYLLCYNLCFTSLPILIYGIFEQHKTKDALLNNPSLYKSIARNATLNWIEFFKWNFLGLWHCCVFFFGTYLLQQNGVSLYSTGETLGNFDFGSLIYFTCLGTVNIKLMLVTYYWCLPTFLSYIITFIGIILLTAVYTNLFWPAAVASSNSLYKSIAQLYSGAATWLAMILMVVLALLPDILIRAVKDIRWSQQEMKWHREGKMNRKFQKHPSDYIALL; via the exons ATGGCCCAGAATGTACAGGAAGGAGAGGGATACAGACGTTTTGGCAGTGGACTTATCACACAGACACAGAAACTAAAGAAG cgttTGTTTTCCAGACGTAGACATGAAGGGGACAGAACTGTttatattgataaccaaatctTACCTGGAGAAAGTGTGGAGAAATTACCTGTCTACCCTGACAATACCGTGGTATCTTCCAAG TATACAATCATCACATTCCTACCCAAGAACTTGTTTGAACAACTCAGAAGAGTTGccaacttttattttctctgTGTTGCCCTCATACAG TTTGTTATTGACACACCTGTGACACCTTTAACAAGTATTTTACCTTTAGGTTTTGTGATAGCTGTGACTGCCATCAAACAa GGTTATGAAGACTGGTTACGACACAGGGCTGATAATGAAGTGAATAATCGACCAGCTTACATCATTCGGAATGGGCAGCATCATGATGTTAGTGCTAAGGACATCAAG GTTGGTGATTTGGTCAAAGTGTTGGTCAATGAAGAGTTCCCATGTGACCTTGTCCTCTTGTCCAGTGAGGACCCACAGGGTCAGTGTTTCGTCACTACTGCCAACCTTGATGGAGAAACAAATCTTAAg aCACACTATTGTCTGCAAGAGACTCGTGGTCTATCAACACCGGCACAGCTTGGCTCTCTTCGAGCTAAGATCAAATGTAAAGCCCCGATTCCCGATCTCTATACATTTGAAGGTGTCATGGAGTTTGGCCCTGAGATTGAAGCCAAACCTCTAAGCCTTGAGAATCTTCTCCTGAGGGGAGCCCGGCTTAAAAACACAGCCTATATTTATG GCTGTGCTGTGTACACAGGCATTGATACCAAAATGGCACTGAACTCTAAggctaaaaaacaaaagttttcaaGAGTGGAAAA GAAAATGAATGCATTTCTGATAGTTTTTCTCATCATTCTGCTGGGCGAGTCTGTTTTGTCTACTGGTTTAAAATACTGGTTTGAGGATACATATGGTGTGTTTCCATTTGTTACAAAGGAGAGTTTCAGTAATGAG GCACTAAAAGCAATAGAGACAGCCCTGGCTTTCATGGTGATCTACAACTATATCATTCCTATATCACTCTATGTAACTGTTG AATTACAGAAATTCTTGGGCTCCATTTTCTTTGGCTGGGATGTTGAGATGTATGACCCCTCTGTGGATGAACGAGCTAAGGCCAACACTTCAGATCTTAATGAAGAGCTTGGACAG GTGGAGTATCTGTTTACTGACAAAACAGGAACCTTGACAGAAAACACCATGGCCTTCCGTCGCTGCTGTATTGGCAAGCGACAGTTTGAAATGATAGATGGGCATCTCTGTGAGAGAACACCAGAACAGATTGACCTCAATCAtgctgtaacattcact GATGAAATTAATGAATTTATACGAGTGCTTTCTCTGTGTCACACTGTGCGCGTTGACCGCCACAACCTAGAATCCAAAACTCAGAATGGTGCTTCATCCCAGTACAGCCCAACTGGTGAGGACTATGAATATCAGGCCAGTTCTCCAGATGAGAAAGCTTTAGTAGAGGCATGCTGCAG GTTTGGAGTTGTCTACCATGGCACAAACGATGACATCATGGAGGTATCCTTCCAGCAGAAGATGAAAAAGTTCAAACTTCTGCACACTTTACCCTTTGACCCCACCAGGAAAAGAATGAGTGTTATCATACAAGATCTAGATG ATTTAGAGGACACCAAATATTTACTGTGTAAAGGTGCAGACATGGCTGTCATAGACAAGTCAGTGACTGGGGAGAAAGTGGAAATTCAAAACATGATTGATGAGTATGCTGAA TTTGGTTTAAGAACACTCAGTATAGCCCAGAGAAAACTGGAAGAGAAAGAGTATGAAGATCTTGACAGGCGGCTAATGGAGGCTCGGAGATCTTTGGTTCAGAGAAATGAGAAG CTCTCTGATATGTATCGTGAATTTGAGACCAAGCTCCACCTACTGGGAGCTACCGCTGTGGAGGATAAGCTTCAGCATGAAGTGCCCCAGACTATTGAAGCTCTCAGGATGGCTGGTATCAAG GTGTGGGTGTTGACTGGAGACAAAGAGGAGACTGCCGTCAACATTAGTCATGCTGCGGGTCATTTTAACTCTGACATGGAAGAACTACGTCTCACTCAGGTCAGGTCTCAGGAACAAAGTGACGAACAGTTGAAAACGTTGTTACAAAG TGTAACATTGTCAGATCAAGACACAGAGTACGCTCTGATAATAGATGGCCAAAGCTTAGCCTACGCCTTGAAGGATCATTCTGATTGGTTGTGTCAGCTGTGTTCCAAATGTGTGGCTGTGCTGTGCTGCAGAATGTCCCCACTGCAGAAAGCTCAG ATTGTAGCAATGATAAAGAATTCTAAATCAAAGCCTGTAACTGCAGCAATTGGAGATGGTGCCAATGATGTTAGCATGATACAGGAAGCTGATGTGGGATTTG GCATTATGGGAAAGGAAGGGAGACAAGCAGTTAGAAACAGTGACTTTGCTTTTGGAAAATTCAGGTTCCTGAGACGTGCCTTATTGTTACATGGTCACCTGTACTACACTAGAATAGCAGTTCTTGTGCAATATTTTTTCTATAAG aatGTGGCCTGGATAACAGGCCAGTTGTTATATGCAATTTTTAGTTCTTGGTCAGAGCAA TCTTTATTTGATGCCTTCTACCTGTTATGTTATAACCTGTGCTTCACATCACTGCCTATCCTCATCTATGGGATATTTGAACAACATAAGACAAAAGATGCTTTACTTAATAATCCTTCTTTGTACAA ATCTATAGCCAGAAATGCAACTTTAAACTggatagaattttttaaatggaaCTTTTTAG GACTGTGGCATTGTTGTGTCTTCTTTTTTGGGACATATTTACTGCAACAAAATGGGGTCTCATTGTACAGTACAGGGGAA aCTTTAGGAAACTTTGACTTTGGTtcacttatttattttacatgccTGGGAACAGTGAATATAAAg CTGATGCTAGTAACCTACTATTGGTGTCTGCCAACATTCCTGTCCTACATCATAACCTTTATTGGAATCATACTTTTAACAGCTGTGTATACCAACTTGTTCTGGCC GGCAGCTGTGGCTAGTTCCAACAGCTTGTACAAGTCGATAGCCCAGCTGTACAGTGGAGCAGCTACTTGGCTAGCCATGATTTTGATGGTGGTGCTGGCACTTCTACCAGACATTCTGATAAGAGCAGTCAAAGACATCCGCTGGTCGCAACAGGAAATGAAGTGGCACAGAGagggaaagatgaataga AAGTTCCAGAAGCACCCATCTGACTACATAGCTTTACTATGA